The sequence CAGTGGCAGTCCAAATGCAGGTACTAGCCTTGAAATGGACGCAATAGCTTCTGTAGTTCTTGGTGGAGCAAGTCTTTCAGGTGGTAGGGGATCTATTCTAGGTACGCTTGTGGGAGTGCTTCTTCTAGGTTCTCTGAATAACGGACTGAACTTGTTAGGAGTTTCTTCTTACAATCAGATGGTAGTAAAAGGAATGATAATTCTATTTGCAGTCTGGTTGAACTATATTAGAGAAAGAAGTAGGAATAAATGACATAGATTGGATGTGATTGATGTGTTTAAGGATGTCTTTCCGGATCGTCCTAATGCCCTCAAAGAGATATTTGGAAAAGAGAAGATTGTGATAGGCATGATTCACTGCAAACCACTACCGGGGTCACCCTTCTATGAAGGAAATTTCCGAAAAACTCTTTATGCTGCTTTAGAGGATGCAAGAACGTATGTTGAAAATGGAATTGACGGATTGCAGATTGAGAATGCTTGGGATCTCCCCTTTCCTAATCCAAGGGATATTTCCTTTGAAACGGTCGCCGGGTTGACTGCGGTCGCAATGGAAATACGTTCGAAATTCGATATTCCTATTGGAGTCAACATGCTGGCCAATGGAGTAGTCCCTGCCATGGCAGTGGCATCTGTTTCGGGGCTGTTGTGGGTAAGATGCAACCAGTGGGCTAACGCTTACGTAGCAAATGAGGGATTTGTCGAGGGTCCGTCGGCCAAAGCACTCAGGTACAGATCCTTCTTGAAATCCGATCACATAAGAGTCTTCGCTGATGTACATGTGAAACATGGAAGTCATGCAATCACAGCAGACAGATCAGTTGAAGAACAAGCATTAGACAATGTTTTCTTTGCTGCCGATGTCTTGATTGCCACGGGCGAAAGAACAGGTGATGAAACCAGCTCGGATGAGATTAGAACGATAAAGAAAGTTTCAAAACTACCAGTTATTGTGGGAAG is a genomic window of Mesotoga infera containing:
- a CDS encoding ABC transporter permease, with the protein product SGSPNAGTSLEMDAIASVVLGGASLSGGRGSILGTLVGVLLLGSLNNGLNLLGVSSYNQMVVKGMIILFAVWLNYIRERSRNK
- a CDS encoding BtpA/SgcQ family protein, translated to MFKDVFPDRPNALKEIFGKEKIVIGMIHCKPLPGSPFYEGNFRKTLYAALEDARTYVENGIDGLQIENAWDLPFPNPRDISFETVAGLTAVAMEIRSKFDIPIGVNMLANGVVPAMAVASVSGLLWVRCNQWANAYVANEGFVEGPSAKALRYRSFLKSDHIRVFADVHVKHGSHAITADRSVEEQALDNVFFAADVLIATGERTGDETSSDEIRTIKKVSKLPVIVGSGTSENNIARILSECEGAIAGTHLKVDDKWWNPVDASKVRSLMKTVEQIRGE